CGGCAGCAACGGATCGAGCCGTGGTTCGCACTGACAGCGCTACCACCGAGGCTGCCCGAGTGTTCCAACAGGTCGGGTTCGTCGCGATGGGGTGCGAATGCAATCTCACGGTTGTGGCCGAGCCAGGGGAGTCACCTGCTGGCGTCGAACTGTTGAGTCGTCGGGCAGTCGCCCGCGTGCAAGACCTCGACGCAAAGTGGAGTCGGTTCCGGGCGGATTCAGAGATCTCTGAACTGAACCGTTCGACCGGACGCCCAGTCCACGTCAGTTCCGACACGGTGGCGCTCGTCCGCGCGCTCGTTGAGGCGTGGCGGGCTACGGCCGGGGCATTTGACCCGACCCTGTTACCGCTCCTGCTCGCCGGCGGCTACGCGCGTTCGCGCCGCAATCCGGAGCTGGTCACCGCATTACCGGCCCACGTGGTTGCACCCGGCAGGCCAGGGGACGTAGTCGTCTTCGAGGAAACCGGTGACGTGGTACTTCCGTTCGGAACCACGCTGGACTCCGGTGGACTCGGCAAGGGTCTTGCCGCGGACTGGGTTGCTCAGCAAGTGATGGATGGCGGCGCCATCGGGGTGCTCGTTGACATCGGCGGAGACCTGCGGGTGATGGGCCGTCCTCCCCGAGGCGACGCCTGGCGGATCACTTTGGCGGCCGATCAATCTGTCGTCGTTCTGCGCGACGGTGGCGTGGCAACTTCCTGTCGCTTGACCCGGCAACAACTCGGTAGTGGCACCGCGCAGCGCGTCCCCCGTTTGCGTCATGACCTCATCAACCCGTACCTGGCTGATGCCAGCCGCAACTCAGTAACCACCGTGTCCGTCGTTGCCGGAACCGCTGCCTGGGCAGAGGCGATGACCAAGCTGCCATTCGTGCTCGGTCGGACAGCTGGTTTGAGCGCGTTAAACCAGCGCGCGGTAGCAGCATCCACGTGGACTGATGGGGTCGACGACTTGCCCCACTGCACCAGCACCTGGTGGAACTACCTGGAGGTAGCGCAATGACGGTGAATGTCAACGAACATCTGTTCTGGTACCTATCCAGGGCGTCCGGAATCGTCGGTTGGGTCCTCATCACCGTCGCGGTCATTTGGGGGGTGGTGCTCTCAACTGGAATCTTGCGCGATCGAGATCGACCGGGGTGGGTGCTCGACCTCCATCGGATGCTTGGCGGACTCGCGTTCGCGGTCCTGGTCGTTCACGTCGGCGCGCTGTTGTTCGACCCGGTTGTGCCCTTCAGCGTCAGTGATGCACTGGTGCCGTTCGCATCGGCGTGGAAGCCGTGGGCGGTCGCATTCGGGATCGTCGGCTTCTACTTGTTGATCCTGATCGAACTCTCGTCATTCGCGCGCCGCAAGATGAGTCTGCGCACCTGGCGTGCCATCCACATGTCGGCGTGGGCAGTCGCGCTGCTTGGTGCGATTCATGCCGGGCTCGGCGGAACTGACGTCAGCAATCGCGTCTATCGAATCGCGGCACTGTCGTTGATCGGTTTGACCTGTCTGGCGGCTGTGCTGCGGCTGTTGGTCTCGCGGTCACCGTCGTCACGCAAACTGCGTGTCCATCGGCGCATGGATGGCGATCGACCAGGCACCGCAAGCGATCCGGGCGCAGTCGACCCGGAAGCGACAGACGAGTTACTCGCCGAGCGATCTATGCAACCGACGACGACGGTAGGTCATCGGTCGAGATACGCAGAGCCCGGAACACGCCGTCCATCGTAAGGACGCCGTCCGGGTTTGCCGGATCTCCGACCGACACGCGACCCACGGGCGAATCGAGCAACACCGCGAGGGCCTCGCGCAGGGAACAGTCCGCGGGGACGTTGTCCAGCGACGATGCTTCCGGCCCGGCGGCCTCGAGTTCCCCTGACTCCACTGGGGTGACGGCCAGCAGTTTGAGCGAGCGATCCGTGCCGGTGAACTCGGCGACGAACGGCGTCGCCGGGTTGGCCAGCACCTCGGCTGGCGCGGCGTATTGCTCCAGGTAACCACCCGGGCGCATGACCGCGATCCGGTCGCCGAGACGGACGGCCTCGTCGATGTCGTGCGTGACGATGACGACGGTCTTGCGGACCCGCTCCTGTAACGCGAGGAACTGGTCCTGCAGGCGAGCCCGAGCGATGGGATCCACCGCGCCGAATGGCTCGTCCATCAACAGCACTGGGGGATCGGCGGCGAGTCCGCGGGCAACGCCGACGCGCTGCCGTTGGCCGCCGGACAGCTGGTGGGGGTATCGGTTGCCGAACTCCTCCGCCGGTAGCCCGACGAGTTCGAGCATCTCGTCAACGCGATCGTCGACCCGTTTCTTGTCCCACTTGAGCAGGTTGCAGACCGTCGCGATGTTCCTGCGGACGGTCTGGTGCGGGAATAGGCCGATCTGCTGAATGACGTAACCCATGCCCAGCCGAAGCTCGCGCAGTGGCACGGTCATGACGTCGCGGCCATCCACCAGCACGCGGCCGGTGGTCGGCTCCTGCAGACGGTTGATCATCCGCATGGTGGTGGTCTTGCCACAACCCGACGCCCCAACGAGGACGCAGACCTCGCCCTTGTTCACCTGCAGATCCAGCGGGTGGACTGCAACTGTTCCATCGGGATAGGTCTTTGAGGCACCTTCAAAGGTAATCATCGGCTCGTTGCTAGTAGTAGCGTTCATCGCGTGCCTCCCTTCAGCGCTGCTTTGATGGCTGCCGGTGCCACCGTTGAGCCTGCGCCGAATCCCTGGTTCAGCTGGTCGTATGTCACATCACACACCACTCAACTGCTTGAAGCCGGTCAGCAGCACATCTTGCTGACGCTCACCTCAGTGCTGTTGGCGATGGTCGTCGCCTTTCCACTTGCACTGCTGGTTAGACGCTACCCGCGTTTGGAGGCTCCTGTCCTGGCGCTCGGCGGTGTGCTTTACACAATTCCTTCGCTCGCGCTGATCTCGGTGCTATGGCCGGTATTTGGTCTGTCTCCCTGGACGGTCGTTGTTGCGTTGGCGCTGTATGCGTTCTTGGTGGTGTTGCGCAACTCCGTGGTCGGACTCAAAGGCGTCCCATCGGATGCGGTTGATGCAGCCCGCGGGATGGGCTACAGCAAGGTGCGGATCCTCACCCGAGTCGAGGTTCCACTGGCCACGCCGACAATCCTGGCTGGTGTCCGAATCGCCACAGTGACGACCGTGGGGCTGGTCACGATTGGCGCATTGGTGGGCTACGGCGGCTTTGGGTCGCTGATCTACAGCGGCTTCCTGCAGAACTTCTGGCACGCGCAAATCATGACCGCAACGATCGCGTGCGTGCTGCTCGCAGTCGTGTTGGAAGGGCTGCTGCAATTGGTTGAGCGGCTGCTCACACCGTGGACCCGGACAGTTCGGGGGTCCGCATGAGCTTGTGGGAATGGTTCACCGATCCAGCGCACTGGAGCGGGCCAAACGGCATCCCGGTGCGGTTCTGGCAGCAGTTGGCGATCTCCGGCATCGCCATGGCCGTGGCACTGGTCATCGCCTTGCCGCTGGGAATCTTTCTGGGGCACAAGCAGAA
This genomic stretch from Candidatus Nanopelagicales bacterium harbors:
- a CDS encoding FAD:protein FMN transferase, whose translation is MVRTDSATTEAARVFQQVGFVAMGCECNLTVVAEPGESPAGVELLSRRAVARVQDLDAKWSRFRADSEISELNRSTGRPVHVSSDTVALVRALVEAWRATAGAFDPTLLPLLLAGGYARSRRNPELVTALPAHVVAPGRPGDVVVFEETGDVVLPFGTTLDSGGLGKGLAADWVAQQVMDGGAIGVLVDIGGDLRVMGRPPRGDAWRITLAADQSVVVLRDGGVATSCRLTRQQLGSGTAQRVPRLRHDLINPYLADASRNSVTTVSVVAGTAAWAEAMTKLPFVLGRTAGLSALNQRAVAASTWTDGVDDLPHCTSTWWNYLEVAQ
- a CDS encoding ABC transporter ATP-binding protein; protein product: MITFEGASKTYPDGTVAVHPLDLQVNKGEVCVLVGASGCGKTTTMRMINRLQEPTTGRVLVDGRDVMTVPLRELRLGMGYVIQQIGLFPHQTVRRNIATVCNLLKWDKKRVDDRVDEMLELVGLPAEEFGNRYPHQLSGGQRQRVGVARGLAADPPVLLMDEPFGAVDPIARARLQDQFLALQERVRKTVVIVTHDIDEAVRLGDRIAVMRPGGYLEQYAAPAEVLANPATPFVAEFTGTDRSLKLLAVTPVESGELEAAGPEASSLDNVPADCSLREALAVLLDSPVGRVSVGDPANPDGVLTMDGVFRALRISTDDLPSSSVA
- a CDS encoding ferric reductase-like transmembrane domain-containing protein → MTVNVNEHLFWYLSRASGIVGWVLITVAVIWGVVLSTGILRDRDRPGWVLDLHRMLGGLAFAVLVVHVGALLFDPVVPFSVSDALVPFASAWKPWAVAFGIVGFYLLILIELSSFARRKMSLRTWRAIHMSAWAVALLGAIHAGLGGTDVSNRVYRIAALSLIGLTCLAAVLRLLVSRSPSSRKLRVHRRMDGDRPGTASDPGAVDPEATDELLAERSMQPTTTVGHRSRYAEPGTRRPS
- a CDS encoding ABC transporter permease — its product is MPPFSAALMAAGATVEPAPNPWFSWSYVTSHTTQLLEAGQQHILLTLTSVLLAMVVAFPLALLVRRYPRLEAPVLALGGVLYTIPSLALISVLWPVFGLSPWTVVVALALYAFLVVLRNSVVGLKGVPSDAVDAARGMGYSKVRILTRVEVPLATPTILAGVRIATVTTVGLVTIGALVGYGGFGSLIYSGFLQNFWHAQIMTATIACVLLAVVLEGLLQLVERLLTPWTRTVRGSA